A stretch of Kaistella flava (ex Peng et al. 2021) DNA encodes these proteins:
- a CDS encoding TrmH family RNA methyltransferase, which produces MIIESTQNEKIKYITRLITDNRFRKKEDVFVIEGKQENERALKYGFDAQEFYIAESIFDDELPKGKVHLVSDKIYDKIAYRGSSEGIIGIYKTKKSDLKDFKPKENSSIIIVESIEKPGNLGAILRSCEAFGIDALIVTDTKVDFYNPNVIRSSVGCLFGMNIFNSSNEELHQYLIENNYNIYTTIMDTEAANIQDRNLKEKSAVLFGTEHSGLTDFWIGKGKNTIIPMSGSIDSLNLSNAVAICCYEISRQKMS; this is translated from the coding sequence ATGATTATCGAAAGTACCCAAAACGAAAAAATAAAATATATCACTCGTCTTATAACGGATAATAGATTCCGCAAAAAAGAAGATGTTTTTGTGATAGAAGGGAAGCAGGAAAATGAAAGAGCATTGAAATATGGTTTTGATGCGCAGGAATTTTATATCGCTGAAAGTATTTTTGATGACGAGTTACCAAAAGGAAAAGTTCATTTGGTCTCCGATAAGATTTACGATAAAATAGCTTATCGCGGTTCTTCAGAAGGGATTATTGGAATTTACAAAACTAAAAAATCTGACTTAAAAGATTTTAAACCAAAAGAAAACTCCTCTATAATAATCGTAGAAAGCATTGAAAAGCCTGGAAATCTTGGTGCAATATTAAGAAGTTGCGAAGCTTTTGGAATTGATGCTTTAATTGTGACCGATACAAAAGTGGATTTTTATAATCCAAATGTCATCCGATCAAGTGTCGGCTGTCTTTTTGGAATGAACATTTTTAATTCAAGCAATGAAGAGCTTCACCAATATTTAATTGAAAACAATTATAATATCTATACCACGATCATGGATACGGAAGCTGCAAATATTCAAGACAGAAATTTGAAAGAAAAAAGTGCCGTTCTTTTTGGGACCGAACATTCTGGATTAACGGACTTCTGGATTGGAAAAGGAAAGAATACTATTATTCCAATGTCGGGAAGCATTGACTCTTTGAATTTGAGTAATGCAGTTGCAATATGTTGTTACGAGATCTCTCGTCAGAAAATGTCATAA
- a CDS encoding Dps family protein: MNNSKIIGLNETDCQKISEKLNILLANYSVFYQNTRGAHWNIKGDQFFTLHPKFEELYNNLVLKIDEIAERILTLGSTPHHNYSDYLTLSNIKESKEVSNGTKDVENILVSFKTVLDLQRDLLDVTEKAGDEGTNSQMSDYITEQEKEVWMYNSYLGK; the protein is encoded by the coding sequence ATGAACAATTCAAAAATCATAGGTTTAAACGAAACCGACTGTCAAAAGATTTCAGAAAAATTAAATATCCTTTTAGCTAATTATTCAGTTTTCTATCAAAATACGAGAGGTGCACATTGGAATATTAAAGGAGACCAATTCTTTACTCTTCACCCGAAATTTGAAGAACTTTACAATAATTTGGTTTTAAAAATTGATGAAATCGCTGAGAGAATTCTAACACTTGGTTCTACACCACATCACAATTACTCTGATTATCTGACGCTTTCCAATATTAAAGAAAGTAAAGAAGTTTCAAATGGGACGAAAGATGTTGAAAATATTCTAGTCTCTTTTAAAACCGTACTGGATTTACAGAGAGATTTGCTTGATGTAACTGAGAAAGCTGGCGACGAAGGAACCAATTCGCAAATGAGTGATTATATAACAGAACAGGAAAAAGAAGTTTGGATGTACAATTCTTACCTCGGAAAATAA
- a CDS encoding 5-formyltetrahydrofolate cyclo-ligase, whose translation MKKSEIRKVYLEKKESLTETEVQSLSKKIFENFISEFDLKEDQKVHCFLSIPEKGEVDTSPFLKEFFENKIRVFVPKIIKGKLIALEITKETPLIENSWGIKEPEGNEDCGVKDFDFIITPLLYSDQFGNRVGYGKGFYDRFFSEINPNAIKVGVSFFPPNEKVEDVSEFDVQLDYLVTPTEVLSFGSFESKSTK comes from the coding sequence ATGAAAAAATCTGAAATTAGAAAAGTCTATTTAGAAAAGAAAGAATCTTTAACAGAAACTGAAGTTCAGTCTTTGTCCAAAAAGATCTTCGAGAACTTTATTTCTGAATTTGATTTAAAGGAAGATCAGAAAGTTCATTGTTTCTTATCGATTCCGGAAAAAGGTGAAGTTGATACATCTCCATTTTTAAAAGAGTTTTTTGAAAATAAAATCCGTGTTTTTGTGCCGAAAATTATCAAAGGAAAACTAATCGCTTTAGAAATTACCAAAGAAACTCCTTTAATTGAAAATTCCTGGGGAATTAAAGAACCGGAAGGAAACGAAGATTGTGGGGTAAAGGATTTCGATTTTATTATTACTCCACTTTTATATTCCGATCAATTTGGGAATAGAGTAGGTTACGGAAAAGGATTTTACGACCGATTTTTTTCAGAGATTAATCCAAACGCAATTAAAGTAGGAGTCAGTTTTTTCCCTCCTAATGAAAAAGTTGAAGATGTTTCAGAGTTTGATGTGCAGCTTGATTATTTAGTTACGCCGACAGAAGTACTGTCTTTCGGTAGTTTTGAATCGAAGTCGACAAAGTAG
- a CDS encoding mechanosensitive ion channel family protein: MNYIEIVTSVLERWYAGLAQATPKIVVGILVFFLFLMMSSFLSKISVRIFHKFFPKSQNSSVVTLIKVFKFLIILSGAFISLEIMGMGSFVLKFIGSLGVAGVVAGVALKDLVSSMFSGALVGIDKSFTDGDYVSIKDITGVVEKIGFLTTKIITDEGKKVFVPNQLIFSAPFVNYSSSGQRKIFLDLQVDSNQDLEKTRQVILDEIKSFDTTDHIEETQVIFLKQSFGVFYLQARFFMKSGKDIMKVKSDALIKLKTKLEESGIELATQAQINTSNS; the protein is encoded by the coding sequence ATGAATTATATTGAAATTGTAACCTCTGTTTTAGAACGCTGGTACGCCGGACTTGCCCAGGCAACACCGAAAATCGTTGTCGGGATATTAGTTTTCTTTTTGTTCTTAATGATGAGTTCTTTTCTCAGTAAAATATCCGTTAGAATTTTTCATAAGTTTTTTCCGAAAAGTCAAAACAGTTCTGTTGTTACTTTAATTAAAGTTTTCAAATTCCTTATTATTCTTTCTGGCGCATTTATTTCCCTGGAAATTATGGGAATGGGAAGCTTCGTCTTAAAATTTATTGGAAGTTTAGGAGTTGCCGGTGTTGTAGCGGGAGTTGCTTTGAAAGATCTTGTTTCCTCCATGTTTTCCGGAGCATTGGTTGGAATCGATAAATCATTTACTGACGGTGATTATGTTTCCATTAAAGATATAACTGGTGTGGTTGAAAAAATCGGTTTCTTAACCACGAAAATCATTACCGATGAAGGCAAGAAAGTTTTTGTACCTAACCAATTGATATTTAGCGCCCCTTTTGTTAACTACTCCTCATCTGGCCAGCGGAAAATTTTTCTGGATTTGCAAGTTGACAGCAATCAGGATTTGGAGAAAACGAGACAAGTGATTTTAGATGAGATTAAAAGTTTTGATACGACTGATCATATTGAAGAAACACAAGTTATTTTTCTAAAACAATCTTTTGGAGTTTTCTATTTACAAGCCCGCTTTTTTATGAAAAGTGGCAAAGATATTATGAAAGTTAAGAGTGACGCATTAATCAAACTGAAAACTAAATTGGAAGAATCAGGTATTGAACTGGCGACTCAGGCTCAAATTAATACAAGTAATTCTTAA
- a CDS encoding DUF1573 domain-containing protein, which produces MKKIFAGLFLAGTFALASAQTISFDKTVFDYGNVKTGADGHRVFKIKNTGDKPLIISRVQASCGCTTPEWSQEPIMPGKTADLKVGYDTKIVGPFTKIIEVYSNDADNSRSVITIKGNIGDAVATIAPQSTAKAESTMMSSEQATKVAPAAKAKAQVLKAKSL; this is translated from the coding sequence ATGAAAAAAATCTTTGCAGGCCTATTTTTAGCCGGAACATTTGCACTTGCATCAGCCCAAACTATTTCTTTTGACAAAACAGTTTTCGATTATGGAAATGTAAAAACAGGAGCAGATGGTCATAGAGTTTTTAAGATTAAGAACACGGGAGACAAACCTCTTATTATTTCCAGAGTTCAAGCATCATGTGGTTGTACTACACCAGAGTGGAGTCAAGAACCGATTATGCCAGGAAAAACAGCAGATTTAAAAGTAGGGTACGACACAAAAATCGTGGGACCTTTTACAAAAATTATTGAAGTATATTCTAATGACGCTGACAACAGCAGATCTGTAATTACTATTAAAGGAAACATAGGAGATGCAGTAGCGACAATCGCTCCACAATCTACAGCTAAAGCAGAAAGCACAATGATGAGCTCAGAACAAGCTACGAAAGTTGCACCCGCAGCTAAAGCTAAAGCACAAGTTTTAAAAGCTAAAAGTTTATAA
- a CDS encoding DNA recombination protein RmuC has product MDFTSLLIGFIFGGITGAVIIYLIVKSSHIPRKSFDDLNQNFIRTTADLENSKFKNEESSNLNSSLKSEIQNLQYDKQELIVLQSQLTAKNENLQILLETQKGEITKMQELAKSEFQNLANKILEEKTEKFTALNQSNLKNILEPFQEKITELRNKVGETYDKESKERFSLGEKVKELAILNQQISEDAKKLTRALKGESKTQGNWGEMILESILEKSGLVKGREYFLEHELRDEDNKALFSEFSGKKMRPDAVVKYPDERNVIIDSKVSLTTFIELVDENDDEIYQMKLNQHLASVKNHIKQLSDKAYDDYDKSLDFVMMFIPSEPAYIAAMQADPNLWNFAYDKRILLLNPSNLITSLKLVADLWKREYQNKNATEIAERGAKLYDKFVGFVENLEKLGKNIDQAKNVYNDAFKQLSTGNDNLIVQTNKLKSLGIKNKKSLPQSLEESSENLVD; this is encoded by the coding sequence ATGGATTTCACTTCTCTTTTAATCGGCTTTATATTCGGCGGCATTACTGGCGCAGTTATTATTTATTTAATTGTAAAATCTTCCCACATTCCTAGAAAATCGTTTGATGATCTCAATCAAAACTTCATCAGAACAACTGCTGATTTAGAAAACTCAAAATTTAAAAATGAAGAATCTTCTAACCTAAACTCCAGTTTAAAATCAGAGATACAGAATTTACAATATGATAAGCAGGAATTAATTGTCCTTCAATCACAACTCACGGCAAAGAATGAAAATCTTCAAATCCTTTTGGAAACTCAAAAAGGAGAAATTACAAAAATGCAGGAATTGGCAAAAAGCGAATTTCAAAACTTAGCCAACAAAATTTTAGAAGAAAAGACCGAAAAATTTACCGCTTTAAACCAATCCAATTTAAAAAATATTTTAGAACCTTTTCAAGAAAAAATCACCGAACTTAGAAATAAAGTCGGAGAAACTTATGATAAAGAATCAAAAGAACGTTTTTCTTTAGGTGAAAAAGTAAAAGAATTGGCTATTCTTAATCAGCAGATTTCAGAAGACGCTAAAAAATTAACACGCGCTCTGAAAGGTGAAAGTAAAACCCAGGGAAACTGGGGCGAAATGATTTTAGAAAGTATTCTTGAAAAATCAGGTTTGGTAAAAGGCAGAGAATATTTCCTGGAACATGAACTGCGCGATGAAGATAACAAAGCACTTTTTTCAGAATTCTCAGGTAAGAAAATGCGTCCGGATGCGGTTGTAAAATATCCTGATGAAAGAAATGTGATTATCGATTCTAAAGTTTCTTTGACGACATTTATTGAACTGGTCGATGAAAATGACGATGAAATTTATCAAATGAAACTCAACCAACATTTGGCTTCGGTAAAAAATCACATCAAGCAATTAAGTGACAAAGCATATGATGATTACGACAAATCTTTGGATTTTGTGATGATGTTTATTCCAAGTGAACCCGCTTATATTGCAGCGATGCAAGCAGATCCAAATCTATGGAATTTCGCTTATGACAAAAGAATATTATTACTCAATCCGAGTAATTTAATCACTTCTCTGAAACTGGTTGCAGATCTCTGGAAGCGGGAATATCAAAATAAAAACGCCACAGAAATTGCAGAACGAGGTGCAAAACTATATGATAAATTTGTAGGCTTTGTAGAAAACTTAGAGAAATTAGGAAAGAATATCGACCAAGCTAAAAACGTTTACAACGACGCATTCAAGCAACTTTCCACCGGAAATGACAACCTCATCGTTCAAACAAATAAACTGAAATCTTTAGGAATTAAAAATAAAAAAAGTCTTCCTCAAAGTTTAGAAGAATCATCAGAAAACCTAGTTGATTAA
- a CDS encoding leucine-rich repeat domain-containing protein yields MKKTLFFILLSSLCFGQNWSISFAERSSLINIYNATNGENWSTTWDLNKDPKYWYGIKIKKGNVSEVNLRGNALKGNFPVSVSGLSKLEKLDLSSNQLTGEVSTAISGLNTLVRLDISNNRFTGDPTAAILPLSQLQEISVGNNDFIFADIETFLQNFPNIEILDLSHIDINAVPQKISTLTKLQSLNLSNNSIAQNFNYLSSLISLKELNLSGNQLTKIPTELGTLSNLQSLDLSYNSISANSTAPLVQMKNLEWLSFAGNQMTNFPPQLSQLTKLIHLNFSDNKISGGFESLVGLQNLEQIYLDKNLISGAFPSSLLQLKKLQMLSLNGNQLYGEIPETIPAITFIDNNRFTKQDLKTFLLKNKSLADFTYSPQRYDEPKTIFASLGSSASLPQSLSGDDYQYTWFKNLDQKTPLSSEKYYISNVEVEDFTDYTCEAYSFEVLPKELMEISFFREPVTLAKELATAEVKTDLIVYPNPAKDFLYIKTTKLDIEKVFIFDLSGKLIMTEKSKTININHLPSATYIISIKTSDGLKSFKFIKQ; encoded by the coding sequence GTGAAAAAAACTTTATTCTTTATCCTTCTTTCCAGCCTTTGTTTTGGACAAAACTGGAGCATTTCATTTGCTGAAAGATCCTCTTTAATTAACATATACAATGCTACGAACGGTGAAAACTGGAGTACAACATGGGATTTAAATAAAGATCCTAAATATTGGTACGGAATCAAAATTAAAAAAGGAAATGTAAGCGAAGTTAACCTTCGTGGAAATGCTTTGAAAGGAAATTTTCCAGTTTCAGTTTCCGGTTTATCAAAACTCGAAAAACTCGATTTAAGTTCTAATCAACTAACGGGCGAAGTTTCTACAGCGATTTCAGGTTTAAATACTTTAGTTCGGTTAGACATAAGCAATAATCGATTTACCGGTGATCCAACGGCTGCGATTTTGCCACTTTCACAACTTCAGGAAATCTCAGTTGGAAATAATGATTTCATTTTTGCTGATATCGAAACCTTTTTACAAAATTTTCCGAATATTGAAATTCTGGATTTATCTCATATTGATATAAACGCCGTTCCACAAAAAATTTCGACCTTAACTAAACTTCAGTCACTGAATTTAAGCAACAATTCAATTGCTCAAAATTTCAATTATCTTTCATCGTTAATTTCTTTAAAGGAACTAAATCTTTCGGGAAATCAGCTGACGAAAATTCCAACAGAACTTGGAACGCTTTCTAATTTACAAAGTCTTGATTTAAGTTACAATAGTATTTCAGCCAATTCAACTGCACCTTTAGTACAAATGAAAAATTTAGAATGGTTGTCTTTCGCGGGAAACCAAATGACGAATTTCCCACCGCAACTTTCACAATTAACAAAATTGATCCATCTGAATTTTTCGGATAATAAAATTTCTGGTGGCTTCGAAAGTTTAGTTGGCTTGCAAAACTTAGAACAAATCTATTTAGATAAAAATTTAATTTCAGGTGCATTTCCAAGTTCTCTTTTGCAATTGAAAAAGTTACAGATGTTGTCCTTGAATGGAAATCAACTTTATGGTGAAATTCCAGAAACCATTCCTGCAATTACCTTCATTGATAATAATCGATTTACAAAACAAGACCTAAAAACATTTTTACTTAAAAATAAGTCGCTGGCTGATTTCACTTATTCTCCTCAAAGATATGATGAGCCGAAAACTATTTTTGCAAGCCTCGGGAGTTCCGCGAGTTTACCACAATCCCTTTCAGGAGACGATTATCAATATACATGGTTTAAAAATTTAGATCAAAAAACTCCGCTTAGTTCAGAAAAATATTACATCAGTAATGTTGAAGTAGAAGATTTTACCGATTATACTTGTGAAGCTTACTCTTTCGAAGTTCTTCCAAAAGAACTCATGGAAATTTCTTTCTTTCGGGAACCAGTTACTTTAGCAAAAGAATTAGCAACTGCGGAAGTCAAAACCGATTTAATTGTTTATCCGAATCCAGCAAAAGATTTCCTTTATATTAAAACCACCAAACTCGATATTGAAAAAGTATTTATTTTCGATTTAAGTGGGAAATTAATCATGACTGAGAAATCCAAAACAATCAACATTAACCATTTGCCATCCGCAACTTATATTATTTCTATTAAAACTTCTGATGGTTTGAAATCGTTTAAGTTTATTAAGCAATAA
- a CDS encoding valine--tRNA ligase, with protein MQISEKYTPQETEQKWYDFWLKNNYFHSEPNEKPPYTIVIPPPNVTGILHMGHMLNNTIQDILVRRARMQGFNACWVPGTDHASIATEAKVVAKLKEEGINKADITREEFLKHAWDWTDKYGGTILEQLKKLGCSCDWERTRFTMEPKLSQQVVKSFIDLYNKGLIYRGYRMVNWDPEAKTNISDEEVIFKEQNGKLFYLKYKIEGTEDFLSVATTRPETIFGDTAVCINPNDERYAHLKGKNVIVPIVNRVIPIIEDDYVDIEFGTGALKITPAHDTNDYEIGKRHGLPMIDSLDDDANLNNHGLHYAGKNRFVVRKEIVKELEQNDLLLKAEDYVNKVGTSERTGAIIEPKVSVQWFLKMSEMAKPALDVVMNDEVKFHPEKFKNTYKHWMENIRDWNISRQLWWGQQIPAYFYGEGQDDFVVAETIEEALILAKEKSQISNLEVSNLRQDEDALDTWFSSWLWPMSVFDGLNDPENKDINYYYPTSDLVTGPDIIFFWVARMIMAGIEYRKEVPFKNVYFTGIVRDKQRRKMSKSLGNSPDPIELMEKYGADGVRVGILLSSAAGNDLLFDEELMLQGRNFATKIWNSNKLIQGWRKDDSIKANEADQQAIAWFGNQMDKTIVEIADQFEKFRISDALHLVYKLIWDDFCSWYLEAIKPNYGEAISTEVYDQTIQYFEELMKLLHPFMPFLSEELWQNISERTIENALVIAQQRKVQDYDKELIKQFEVSKEVISGVRNYRQSKGISPRESVEVFTNATSFDNENLVRKLANIEQIHFAEKTDKPTFSFLIGGTEVSIPLSENLDLGEEKIKTEEEIKYLKGFMMSVDKKLSNEKFMAGAPQQVVDNELKKKKDAQDKMVLLEEKLKTLS; from the coding sequence ATGCAGATTTCAGAGAAATATACGCCGCAGGAAACAGAACAGAAATGGTATGATTTCTGGCTAAAAAATAATTATTTTCATTCCGAACCTAACGAAAAACCTCCTTATACGATAGTAATTCCGCCACCAAATGTAACTGGGATTCTTCACATGGGACATATGTTGAACAATACGATTCAGGATATTTTGGTTCGTAGAGCCAGAATGCAAGGTTTCAATGCTTGCTGGGTTCCAGGAACGGATCATGCTTCAATTGCGACTGAAGCGAAAGTTGTAGCAAAACTGAAAGAAGAAGGGATTAATAAAGCAGATATTACGCGTGAAGAGTTTTTGAAACACGCTTGGGATTGGACCGACAAATATGGCGGAACAATTTTGGAACAGTTGAAAAAACTGGGTTGTTCTTGCGATTGGGAAAGAACACGTTTTACCATGGAACCAAAACTTTCACAGCAAGTTGTAAAATCTTTTATCGATTTATATAATAAAGGTTTGATTTACAGAGGTTACCGCATGGTGAACTGGGATCCGGAAGCCAAGACCAATATTTCTGATGAAGAAGTAATTTTCAAAGAACAAAACGGGAAACTGTTTTATTTAAAATATAAGATTGAAGGAACGGAAGATTTCCTTTCTGTTGCAACAACCCGTCCCGAAACTATTTTCGGTGATACTGCCGTTTGTATCAATCCTAATGATGAAAGATATGCGCATTTAAAAGGGAAGAATGTTATTGTTCCTATCGTAAATCGTGTGATTCCAATTATCGAAGATGATTATGTAGATATTGAATTTGGAACCGGGGCTTTGAAAATTACGCCGGCTCACGACACCAATGATTATGAAATTGGAAAGCGTCATGGTTTACCAATGATTGATTCTTTAGATGATGATGCTAACTTGAATAATCATGGTTTGCATTATGCAGGTAAAAATCGATTTGTCGTTCGTAAAGAAATTGTTAAAGAATTAGAGCAAAATGATCTTTTATTAAAAGCTGAAGATTACGTCAATAAAGTTGGAACGTCTGAAAGAACAGGAGCGATTATCGAACCGAAAGTTTCAGTTCAATGGTTTTTGAAAATGTCAGAAATGGCAAAGCCAGCTTTGGATGTTGTGATGAATGATGAGGTGAAATTTCACCCAGAAAAATTCAAAAACACGTACAAGCACTGGATGGAAAACATCCGCGATTGGAATATTTCAAGACAGCTTTGGTGGGGACAACAAATCCCAGCTTATTTTTATGGTGAGGGACAGGATGATTTCGTAGTTGCAGAAACAATTGAAGAAGCCTTAATTCTTGCTAAAGAAAAGTCTCAAATCTCAAATCTCGAAGTCTCAAATCTTCGTCAAGACGAGGACGCACTCGATACTTGGTTCTCCTCTTGGTTGTGGCCAATGTCAGTTTTCGACGGACTTAACGATCCTGAAAATAAAGACATTAATTACTATTATCCAACTTCTGATTTGGTTACCGGTCCGGATATTATTTTCTTCTGGGTTGCCCGAATGATTATGGCAGGAATCGAATACAGAAAAGAAGTTCCTTTTAAAAATGTTTATTTCACGGGAATTGTAAGAGATAAGCAAAGACGTAAAATGTCGAAATCACTTGGGAATTCTCCAGATCCAATTGAGTTGATGGAGAAATATGGTGCAGATGGCGTTCGTGTCGGAATCTTATTAAGTTCGGCTGCCGGAAACGATTTGCTTTTTGATGAAGAATTAATGTTGCAGGGAAGAAATTTCGCAACAAAGATTTGGAACTCCAATAAATTAATTCAAGGTTGGAGAAAAGATGATTCGATAAAAGCGAATGAGGCAGATCAGCAAGCAATTGCTTGGTTTGGAAATCAGATGGATAAAACGATTGTTGAAATTGCTGATCAGTTTGAGAAATTCAGAATTTCTGATGCGCTGCATTTAGTGTATAAATTAATTTGGGATGATTTCTGTTCCTGGTATTTAGAAGCGATTAAACCCAATTACGGTGAAGCGATATCTACTGAAGTTTATGATCAGACCATTCAGTATTTCGAGGAATTAATGAAATTGTTGCATCCATTTATGCCATTTTTATCTGAAGAGCTATGGCAGAATATTTCTGAGCGCACGATAGAAAATGCTTTGGTTATCGCTCAGCAAAGAAAAGTTCAGGATTACGATAAAGAATTAATCAAGCAGTTTGAAGTTTCTAAAGAAGTGATTTCAGGCGTTCGTAATTACCGTCAAAGCAAAGGAATTTCACCACGTGAAAGTGTTGAGGTTTTCACCAATGCAACTTCATTTGATAATGAAAATTTAGTTCGGAAATTAGCGAATATTGAACAAATTCATTTCGCTGAAAAAACAGATAAACCAACGTTCTCTTTCTTAATTGGAGGAACAGAAGTTTCTATTCCATTAAGTGAAAACTTAGATTTAGGAGAAGAGAAAATTAAAACTGAAGAAGAAATCAAATATTTAAAAGGTTTCATGATGTCAGTAGATAAAAAATTATCCAACGAAAAATTTATGGCAGGTGCGCCACAGCAAGTTGTTGATAATGAATTGAAAAAGAAAAAAGACGCGCAGGATAAAATGGTCTTGCTCGAAGAAAAATTGAAAACGTTATCATGA
- the pncB gene encoding nicotinate phosphoribosyltransferase — protein MIEVRLKSILDNDFYKITMQNAVIKLFPNEKVKYQFINRGKHHFPPGFGEELRRSINAMAELKLTKDEKQFLKETCPYLDLPYLDFLGGYHYDPSEVQIIQTEESLEVTVEGEWYRTILWEVPILSLISELHYEMNHMERNSNEAVIQTTLEKADQLNILGVTFAEFGTRRRHSYKVHDLVVDSLVRDNVSGNFIGSSNVHFAMKYGIKPIGTHAHEWFMFHAAEYGFKMANALSLEHWVDVYRGDLGVALSDTYTTEVFFQQFDKKFAKLFDGVRHDSGDPIEFANKTIEHYKKNGINPLFKYIIFSDGLNLEKVEEITKACKGRIGISFGIGTNLTNDVGLKPMNIVMKLIAAQSINGDWIPTVKLSDEHGKYTGDPKMIELAKEFLRIKE, from the coding sequence ATGATTGAAGTTCGTCTAAAGTCAATTCTCGATAATGATTTCTATAAAATTACGATGCAAAATGCGGTCATCAAACTTTTCCCGAATGAGAAAGTAAAATACCAATTCATCAATCGTGGCAAACATCATTTCCCACCAGGATTCGGTGAAGAATTACGAAGATCAATCAACGCAATGGCGGAACTGAAATTAACGAAAGACGAAAAACAATTCTTAAAAGAAACTTGCCCTTATTTAGATCTTCCTTATTTAGATTTTCTCGGTGGTTATCATTACGATCCAAGCGAAGTTCAAATAATCCAAACCGAAGAATCTCTGGAAGTTACAGTAGAAGGAGAATGGTATCGCACGATTTTGTGGGAAGTTCCGATTCTTTCCCTAATCTCAGAATTGCATTACGAAATGAATCACATGGAGCGCAATTCTAATGAAGCGGTTATTCAAACCACTTTAGAAAAAGCCGATCAGCTCAATATTCTAGGCGTGACTTTCGCCGAATTTGGAACGCGCAGAAGACATTCTTATAAAGTGCACGATTTGGTGGTTGACTCTTTGGTGAGAGACAATGTTTCAGGGAATTTCATCGGAAGTTCTAATGTTCACTTTGCTATGAAATATGGCATAAAACCAATCGGAACACACGCTCACGAATGGTTTATGTTCCACGCTGCAGAATATGGTTTTAAAATGGCAAACGCTCTTTCACTCGAACATTGGGTCGATGTTTATCGCGGCGACTTGGGAGTTGCGCTATCCGACACTTATACGACCGAAGTTTTCTTTCAGCAATTCGATAAAAAATTTGCCAAACTATTTGATGGCGTTCGTCACGATAGTGGTGATCCGATAGAATTTGCCAATAAAACCATTGAACATTACAAGAAAAACGGCATCAATCCATTATTCAAATACATTATTTTTTCTGATGGATTAAATCTGGAAAAAGTAGAAGAAATCACAAAAGCCTGCAAAGGCAGAATCGGAATTTCTTTCGGAATCGGTACCAACTTAACAAACGACGTAGGTTTAAAACCAATGAATATCGTAATGAAACTCATTGCCGCACAATCAATTAACGGCGATTGGATTCCAACCGTAAAACTTTCAGACGAACACGGGAAATACACCGGCGATCCAAAAATGATCGAACTCGCAAAAGAGTTTTTAAGGATTAAAGAATAA
- a CDS encoding ferredoxin encodes MIIVTLQREKCIGCNYCAEFAPEYFRMSKKDGKSVLLRTENKKGFYTLKIPNHESFESCEKAAKACPVKIISVKEI; translated from the coding sequence ATGATTATCGTAACGCTTCAACGTGAGAAATGTATTGGTTGTAATTATTGCGCAGAATTTGCGCCGGAGTATTTTCGGATGTCCAAGAAAGATGGCAAGTCAGTTTTGTTAAGAACAGAAAATAAAAAAGGATTCTATACTTTGAAAATTCCAAATCATGAATCATTTGAGTCTTGTGAGAAAGCGGCAAAAGCCTGTCCGGTGAAAATTATATCGGTTAAAGAAATTTAA